The nucleotide window GTCGTTGGCGTTGCGCACCGACTGGTTCAAACCCCGAATCTGACTGGTCATGCGGGTGGTGATGGCCATGCCCGCCGCATCATCCTTGGCCGAGTTGATTCTCAGGCCGGATGACAACCGTTGATAGCTCACCCCCAGGCTGTTGGTAGACTGCATCAACTGCCGTTGAGCGTTGAGGGAGCTGACATTGGTATTGATGTACAAAGCCATTGTTCGATCCTCCATCGATCGGATCGCTTGATCCGATTAATTAACTTCTTCCTTGACTGGAGGTGAACCACTCGTTTCAAGGGTCTGGTTCCTACCCTGACGACACCCCTCCACCTTGGCGAAGGGCCGCATCGTCCGATCCATTGGTGCCTTCATGGCACCAGACTGCTCGTCTTACTTTGGTCTTCCTTAAAAAGACGCCGATTCAATCGGCTCGCGACACACTGTCGCCTTTTCGGAAATACCCTAAAAAATGGCGTTCATACCCCTTCCGTTCAGGACACGGCCCCTGTTTCACCGGCAGGGACTTCCGCATCACATCCGACGCAACACGCCTTCCTTTTAAAAAACCGATCCGCTCCTCCATGCCGCAACGCTTGCCTGTCCCATGGATGCTTGGCGCTGTCACGCTCCCCTTCCGTCAGACGGATTCCGGCCTTCTTGCCAAACGGGGAACTCCTCACCGGCATCGATCCGTCCACCAACCTCTGTCGCCCACACCCATCCGACATCCCGTCCGCTTCACCCTGTCCCGGACAAACCACTCCGATCCCTGCCCCGGCGGACCAACCCGAAAAACCTCTCGTCCTATGGGTGATACGGTCTCCTTTGGTTCGGCCAAGGGGATGTGGTTTTCCTTCCCAAGGCGGATTTCGGCCCTCATGCCCGGAAACCCATTCTTCACAACCCGTTGCCGACCGGCCCTGCCGAGACACCTGCCGCCGAACCCTCCCGACAAACTTCCGCACCCCTGCGAAAGAGCCGGACGCCGTCCACCTTGCAACCGTCGTCTTCTGACAGCGGACCCGGCGACCGGCGGTGCGCCGTTCATTCCAGCCACAACTCCCAGCTATCGCCCGTCAACGACCGGGTGATCCCACCAGGCCATCCCGCATCCAGCCGCGCCTCGCGGGGCGCAGGACGACACCACTTCTCATTTTGGGGGAGGTGAAGCGCACCCTCATGCCTCCGGGGCCACAGGAGGCCGCTCAACCCCTTGGGCCCCTCCGGGCAGCATGGTTCCGGAAGGCCGCTCTTCCTCCCGGCATGCGCCGGGCGCGCTCCACACCCCATCCCTGCACGCTCCCGTATCGCCATCGCTTCCGCAGCGGCAATACGCGCGTCATTCCTGGCCTCGAACTGGCGCATCTCCTGATTGGCCACAATCCGCACGGGGGCTGTCGGTTCGAAACACTCCCAATCGCCCGCCCGTCCCGTATCCGGCCAACAAGCCCCTTCAAGGATCGCGTTCACCGACACGACACCGTCATTTCCGGGTTCTCTCCTGCTACCTCGCCCCATCAGACGGTTGCCCATGACGATTCTCCCTTGCTCCCTTGATTCGGCCACGACCGCACCCTTGCAGCCGTCACACGCCCTTCGTCCGCCCAAATCAATAAAGTTATTCTATCTCAAAATATACTCAATTAATCGCTTGACCCGCAGTGGTCCCCTTGCCGGATCCGTTCCGCCGGGAAAACCCTTTCGGAAGCACCGGGTCCGGTTATTTTCCGCTTTCGTCACCGCCACGAGGCAAACCTCTCCTGTGGCGGTGACGAAAAGCTTTCATCCGCTGCCCGACCTGCTGTCAACTTCCGGGGTTATCGACCGCCGAGGAGTTGCAGGGCCAATTGGGGTTGCTGATTGGCTTGGGCCAGAACCGCCGTACCCGCCTGTTGCAGGATGGAGGCACGGGTCAGGGCCGCCGTTTCCTGGGCGATGTCCGCATCCACGATCCGGGAGCGGGCTGCCGAGGAGTTCTCCACCACGTTGCTCAAGTTGGCCACGATCGATTCGAAGCGGCTCTGGACGGCGCCCAGGTTAGCCCGAAGGTCGGAGACGCTGTTGAGCATGTTGTCCATGATGCGCATGGCCGAGTTGGCTCCGGTGACCGTACTGATGGTCACGGTGGAGAGGCCGACCATGGAGGTGAAGCCCGTGCCGCCGATCCCGAAGGAGATGATCTGGCCGGAAAACGCCCCGATCTGGAACTGCTTGTTTTGATATGTACCGTCCAGCAGGGATTGTTTGTTGAATTCCACCTGGGTGGAGATGCGGTCGATCTCCGCCAGGAGAGCCTGCACTTCTTTATCCAGGCTCAACCGGTCCGAGGTGTTGTAGGTCGAGTTGGCGGATTGCACGGCCAGCTCCCGAATCCGTTGCATGGCGTTGCTGGTCTCTTCCAGCGCCCCCTCGGCCACCTGGGCCAGAGAGATGCCGTCATTGGCATTGCGAATGGATTGGCTCAAGCCACGAATCTGGGCCGTCATCCGGTTGGAAATGGCGAGTCCTGCGGCGTCATCCCGCGCCGAGTTGATGCGCATCCCCGAGGAGAGTTTGGCGAACACCTTGCCAAGCTCCAGCGTGGACGAATTCAAATGCCGTTGGGCATTGAGAGAAGCAACGTTCGTATTCAAGAAGAGCGGCATTTTGAGACCTCCTAAGTAAATCCTGAAAAGCCGGATTTCCTTCCCTGGATGGAGGTGGGTTGGTCATTACGTTGCGGGTCAACCCTAACCCGCAGGCTTCATCGTAAGGCGTTTATCCCGTCCGTATC belongs to Magnetococcales bacterium and includes:
- a CDS encoding flagellin FliC, producing the protein MPLFLNTNVASLNAQRHLNSSTLELGKVFAKLSSGMRINSARDDAAGLAISNRMTAQIRGLSQSIRNANDGISLAQVAEGALEETSNAMQRIRELAVQSANSTYNTSDRLSLDKEVQALLAEIDRISTQVEFNKQSLLDGTYQNKQFQIGAFSGQIISFGIGGTGFTSMVGLSTVTISTVTGANSAMRIMDNMLNSVSDLRANLGAVQSRFESIVANLSNVVENSSAARSRIVDADIAQETAALTRASILQQAGTAVLAQANQQPQLALQLLGGR